One segment of Paraburkholderia caribensis DNA contains the following:
- the mmsB gene encoding 3-hydroxyisobutyrate dehydrogenase, giving the protein MKIGFIGLGNMGAPMALNLLKAGHTVTVFDLNPHAVQSLTEAGATAKRTPKEASTDVEYVITMLPAAAHVKAVLTGEEGILAGIAKNVTIIDSSTIDPASVKAFAALATQNGNTFVDAPVSGGTGGATAGTLTFMVGSTAETYEQVKPVLSAMGKNIVHCGETSTGQVAKICNNLVLGITMAGVSEAMALGEKLGIDPQVLGKIINTSTGRCWSSDTYNPFPGVIDTAPSTRGYTGGFGTDLMLKDLGLATDAAKLARQPVYLGALAQQLYQTMSTNGAGKLDFSAVIKLYRKDGDA; this is encoded by the coding sequence ATGAAAATCGGCTTCATAGGACTAGGCAACATGGGCGCGCCGATGGCGCTAAACCTGCTGAAAGCGGGCCACACGGTAACGGTCTTCGACCTGAACCCACACGCAGTGCAATCACTAACAGAAGCGGGCGCCACAGCAAAAAGAACTCCAAAAGAAGCCTCGACAGACGTCGAATACGTCATCACGATGCTCCCCGCGGCAGCACATGTAAAAGCAGTGCTAACAGGTGAAGAAGGCATCCTCGCGGGCATCGCGAAGAACGTAACGATCATCGACTCGAGCACCATCGACCCGGCCAGTGTAAAAGCCTTCGCCGCCCTGGCGACGCAGAACGGAAACACCTTCGTCGACGCACCCGTCTCAGGCGGCACAGGCGGTGCAACAGCCGGGACGCTGACATTCATGGTCGGCAGCACCGCGGAAACATACGAACAGGTAAAACCAGTTCTCTCAGCAATGGGCAAAAACATCGTCCATTGCGGCGAAACCTCGACCGGCCAGGTCGCAAAGATCTGCAACAACCTGGTGCTAGGCATCACGATGGCCGGCGTGTCGGAGGCGATGGCACTCGGCGAGAAACTCGGCATCGACCCCCAGGTACTGGGCAAGATCATCAACACATCGACGGGCCGCTGCTGGAGCTCGGACACCTACAACCCGTTCCCCGGCGTCATCGACACCGCGCCGTCCACGCGCGGCTACACAGGCGGCTTCGGCACCGACCTGATGCTCAAGGACCTCGGCCTCGCCACCGATGCCGCAAAACTCGCGCGCCAACCCGTCTACCTCGGCGCGCTCGCGCAACAGCTCTATCAGACCATGAGCACGAACGGCGCCGGCAAGCTCGACTTCTCAGCGGTGATCAAGCTGTATCGCAAGGATGGAGACGCGTAA
- a CDS encoding enoyl-CoA hydratase, which translates to MIELDYAHDGSVALLTLKRPPANAFTPDGLLQLQHTIERLNGDAQVRAIVITGDGPKFFSAGADLNTFADGNKEIARQAASRFGSAFEALQNARPVVIAAINGYAMGGGLECALACDIRIAEQHAVMALPETAVGLLPCGCGTQTLPWLVGEGWAKRIVLTGERVDTATALRIGLVEEVVEKGAAREFALQMAARVAGLSPQAVTFSKDLIQQARNGVPRTAALAVERERFVDLFDGADQREGVNAFLEKRAPQWQGVQSKESQR; encoded by the coding sequence ATGATCGAACTCGACTACGCCCATGACGGCAGCGTCGCCCTGCTGACCCTGAAGCGCCCGCCCGCGAATGCATTCACGCCGGATGGGCTATTGCAGTTGCAGCACACCATCGAACGCCTGAACGGCGACGCGCAAGTGCGCGCCATCGTCATCACCGGCGACGGCCCGAAGTTCTTCAGCGCGGGCGCCGATCTCAACACCTTCGCCGACGGCAACAAGGAAATCGCGCGACAGGCGGCATCGCGCTTCGGCTCGGCGTTCGAAGCGCTGCAGAACGCGCGGCCCGTCGTGATCGCCGCAATCAACGGCTATGCGATGGGCGGCGGCCTCGAATGCGCGCTCGCCTGCGATATCCGCATCGCCGAGCAGCACGCGGTAATGGCGCTGCCGGAAACCGCCGTCGGCCTGCTGCCGTGCGGCTGCGGCACCCAGACGCTGCCGTGGCTCGTCGGCGAAGGCTGGGCGAAGCGCATCGTGTTGACGGGCGAGCGCGTGGATACCGCGACGGCACTGCGCATCGGGCTCGTCGAAGAAGTGGTCGAGAAAGGTGCGGCACGCGAATTCGCGTTGCAGATGGCGGCGCGCGTCGCGGGCTTGAGCCCGCAGGCCGTTACGTTCAGCAAGGATCTGATCCAGCAGGCCCGCAACGGCGTGCCGCGCACGGCGGCGCTGGCCGTGGAGCGCGAGCGCTTCGTCGATCTGTTCGACGGCGCGGACCAGCGCGAGGGCGTCAATGCGTTCCTCGAAAAACGCGCGCCGCAGTGGCAAGGCGTGCAATCGAAGGAGTCGCAGCGATGA
- a CDS encoding enoyl-CoA hydratase/isomerase family protein, producing MNAVLNEASAHEPDVLFRVVNRVAIVTLNRPAALNALSHEMVRELAVLVERCRTDSEIVAIVLRGAGAKGFCAGGDVRALYGMRQRNETDWQQFFIDEYRLDYALHTFPKPVVALLDGIAMGGGMGLGQAARLRIVTERTKIAMPETRIGFLPDVGATRFLSVMPAEIELYVGLTGVTLTGAEALCFQLADLCVPSEWLDTFEERLLRIATADVAADELLRALRTVFEPPCNIVPHAGLGAFTQLILRHFDRRSGVERIVATLRQDLEREHVPQMGQREVRQWLQATYDALTSHSPTMLYVTRDALLRGRQMTLAECFRMELGIVTRAIEEGDFSEGVRAHLVDKDRKPRWAPATLAEVRPERVRHFLSSPWRTQAHPLADLGVEQALA from the coding sequence ATGAACGCTGTTCTCAACGAGGCAAGCGCGCACGAACCCGACGTGCTGTTTCGCGTCGTCAATCGCGTCGCGATCGTCACGCTGAACCGCCCGGCCGCGCTGAACGCGTTGTCGCACGAGATGGTGCGCGAACTGGCCGTGCTGGTCGAGCGCTGCCGCACCGATAGCGAAATCGTCGCCATCGTGCTGCGCGGCGCGGGCGCGAAAGGCTTCTGCGCAGGCGGCGACGTGCGCGCGCTATACGGCATGCGGCAGCGCAACGAAACGGACTGGCAGCAGTTCTTCATCGACGAGTACCGCCTCGATTACGCGCTGCATACCTTCCCGAAGCCCGTTGTCGCGCTGCTCGACGGCATCGCGATGGGCGGCGGCATGGGCCTCGGCCAGGCGGCGCGGCTGCGCATCGTCACCGAACGCACGAAGATCGCCATGCCCGAGACGCGCATCGGCTTTCTGCCCGACGTCGGCGCGACACGTTTTCTGAGCGTGATGCCCGCCGAGATCGAACTGTATGTCGGACTGACAGGCGTGACGCTGACGGGCGCGGAGGCATTGTGCTTCCAGCTGGCGGATCTGTGCGTGCCGTCCGAATGGCTCGACACGTTCGAGGAGCGTCTGTTGCGCATCGCAACGGCCGACGTCGCCGCCGACGAGCTGCTGCGCGCCTTGCGCACCGTATTCGAGCCGCCATGCAACATCGTCCCGCACGCGGGGCTCGGCGCGTTCACGCAGTTGATCTTGCGGCACTTCGACCGGCGCTCGGGCGTCGAGCGGATCGTCGCGACGCTGCGCCAGGATCTGGAGCGAGAGCACGTACCGCAAATGGGCCAGCGCGAGGTGCGTCAGTGGCTGCAGGCAACCTATGACGCGTTGACTTCGCATTCGCCGACCATGCTGTACGTCACGCGCGACGCGCTGTTGCGCGGCCGTCAGATGACGCTCGCCGAATGTTTCCGGATGGAACTGGGCATCGTCACGCGTGCGATCGAAGAGGGCGATTTCAGCGAAGGCGTGCGCGCGCATCTCGTCGACAAGGACCGCAAGCCGCGCTGGGCGCCCGCGACGCTGGCCGAAGTGCGGCCCGAGCGCGTGCGGCATTTCCTGTCGTCGCCGTGGCGGACGCAGGCGCATCCGCTGGCCGATCTGGGCGTGGAGCAGGCGCTTGCATGA
- a CDS encoding (2Fe-2S)-binding protein, translating to MPHTIARPEVTPPGDTPHAQPSSSVTIPVELNVNGTAYALALDPRTTLLDALREHLHLTGTKKGCDHGQCGACTVHVNGRRENACLSFAATHEGDTITTIEGIGEPDALHPMQAAFVECDGYQCGYCTSGQIMSAVALLDEAIGPDDADVREAMSGNLCRCGAYQNIVTAIQTVRGKR from the coding sequence ATGCCCCACACCATTGCCCGACCTGAAGTCACTCCACCCGGCGACACCCCCCACGCGCAGCCGTCGTCCAGCGTCACGATTCCCGTCGAACTGAACGTGAACGGCACGGCTTACGCGCTCGCGCTCGATCCGCGCACGACCTTGCTCGACGCGTTGCGCGAGCATCTGCATCTGACGGGCACGAAAAAAGGCTGCGACCACGGCCAGTGCGGCGCGTGCACGGTGCATGTGAACGGCCGCCGTGAAAACGCATGTCTGTCTTTCGCTGCGACGCACGAAGGCGACACGATCACGACCATCGAAGGCATCGGCGAGCCCGATGCGCTGCATCCGATGCAGGCCGCGTTCGTCGAATGCGACGGTTATCAGTGCGGCTACTGTACGTCCGGCCAGATCATGTCGGCCGTCGCGCTGCTCGACGAGGCGATCGGCCCCGACGACGCCGACGTGCGCGAAGCGATGAGCGGCAACCTGTGCCGCTGCGGCGCCTACCAGAACATCGTGACGGCCATCCAGACCGTGCGCGGCAAGCGCTAG
- a CDS encoding FAD binding domain-containing protein → MELFQLSRANDVRDAIVAGAASQTAQQGAQVRFLAGGTTLLDLMKLDVEKPARVVDIRRLPLDRVEVTDDGGVKIGALVRNADLALHPLIHEPYAVLSQALLAGASAQLRNMATTGGNLLQRTRCVYFRDTAMPCNKRAPGSGCAAITGFNRTMAILGTSDACIATNPSDMNVALAALGATVQIQGTKGARSVPIDDFYLLPGDTPERETVLEPGDLVTHVTLPPIPGSRSLYLKLRDRASYEFALASAAVVVNVVDGRITRARVALGGVGTKPWHAREAEAELAGAVPDAASFARAADAALANAKAQSQNGFKIELSRRCLIHALTQVMQSV, encoded by the coding sequence ATGGAACTGTTCCAGCTTTCGCGCGCGAACGACGTGCGCGACGCGATCGTCGCGGGCGCGGCGTCGCAAACCGCGCAGCAGGGCGCGCAGGTGCGCTTTCTCGCGGGCGGCACGACGCTGCTCGATCTGATGAAGCTCGACGTGGAGAAACCGGCGCGCGTGGTCGATATCCGCCGCTTGCCGCTCGACCGCGTCGAAGTGACGGATGACGGCGGCGTCAAGATCGGCGCACTGGTGCGCAACGCCGACCTCGCGCTGCATCCGCTGATTCACGAGCCGTATGCGGTGCTGTCGCAGGCGCTGCTGGCAGGCGCGTCCGCGCAACTGCGCAACATGGCGACGACGGGCGGCAACCTGCTGCAACGCACGCGCTGCGTCTACTTCCGCGATACCGCGATGCCGTGCAACAAGCGCGCGCCCGGTTCCGGCTGCGCTGCAATCACAGGCTTCAACCGGACGATGGCGATACTCGGCACGAGCGACGCATGTATTGCGACCAATCCGTCGGATATGAACGTCGCGCTCGCGGCGCTCGGCGCGACGGTGCAGATTCAGGGGACGAAGGGCGCGCGCAGTGTCCCGATCGACGATTTCTACCTGCTGCCGGGCGACACGCCGGAGCGCGAAACCGTGCTCGAACCGGGCGATCTCGTCACACATGTCACGTTGCCTCCCATTCCGGGCAGCCGTTCGCTGTATCTGAAACTGCGCGACCGCGCGTCGTACGAATTCGCGCTGGCTTCGGCGGCTGTCGTCGTCAATGTTGTCGACGGGCGCATCACGCGCGCGCGTGTCGCGCTCGGCGGCGTCGGCACGAAACCGTGGCACGCGCGCGAAGCCGAAGCCGAACTCGCGGGCGCCGTGCCCGACGCCGCCAGCTTTGCGCGCGCCGCCGACGCCGCGCTCGCCAATGCGAAAGCGCAGAGCCAGAACGGCTTCAAGATCGAACTATCGAGGCGCTGCCTGATACATGCATTGACGCAGGTCATGCAGTCTGTCTGA